A genomic segment from Nocardiopsis sp. Huas11 encodes:
- a CDS encoding ABC transporter ATP-binding protein, producing MSSTPSGVETSGPPAVELHGITKRFPGVVANHDIDITVAPGTVHAIVGENGAGKSTLMKTLYGMHRPDEGRILIRGEEVRFHSPSDAIRHGIGMVHQHFMLADNLTVLENVVLGAEREHGIGRRARARIQELSDQYGLGVEPDRLMEELGVGDRQRVEILKVLYRGAKTIILDEPTAVLVPQEVDELFDNLRELKREGLTVIFISHKLDEVLSVADEITVIRRGTTVATADPHATTARELATLMVGGELPVPELRESTVTDYVVLSLNGVTVTAADGRPVVDGVSVDIRKGEIVGIAGVEGNGQSELIAAIMGMRQVSSGSIALEGIDITGWSTLRVREAGVGYIPEDRHRHGVLLESPLWENRILGHQSQAPSVRGPWINKAGARADSERIVAEYDVRTPNIDVIADALSGGNQQKFIIGREMSGAPRFLVAAHPTRGVDVGAQSAIWEQLREARAAGLAVLLVSADLDELIGMSDTLHVILRGRLVAQADPTTVTPEQLGSAMTGAGLHGENGPTEGDSGADGADRSENGGGA from the coding sequence ATGAGCAGCACGCCATCGGGCGTGGAGACCTCCGGTCCTCCCGCCGTTGAGCTGCACGGGATCACCAAGCGTTTTCCCGGCGTCGTGGCCAACCACGACATCGACATCACCGTGGCTCCCGGTACCGTGCACGCCATCGTCGGCGAGAACGGGGCGGGCAAGTCCACCCTGATGAAGACCCTCTACGGCATGCACCGCCCGGACGAGGGACGCATCCTCATCCGCGGCGAGGAGGTGCGCTTCCACTCGCCCTCCGACGCCATCAGGCACGGCATCGGCATGGTCCACCAGCACTTCATGCTGGCCGACAACCTCACCGTCCTGGAGAACGTGGTCCTGGGCGCCGAGCGGGAGCACGGCATCGGCCGCCGCGCCCGCGCCCGCATCCAGGAGCTGTCGGACCAGTACGGGCTCGGGGTCGAGCCCGACCGCCTGATGGAGGAACTGGGCGTCGGCGACCGCCAGCGCGTGGAGATCCTCAAGGTCCTCTACCGCGGCGCCAAGACGATCATCCTCGACGAGCCCACCGCGGTGCTGGTCCCGCAGGAGGTCGACGAGCTCTTCGACAACCTGCGCGAGCTCAAGCGCGAGGGCCTCACCGTCATCTTCATCTCGCACAAGCTCGACGAGGTCCTGTCCGTCGCGGACGAGATCACCGTCATCCGGCGGGGCACCACCGTGGCCACCGCCGACCCCCACGCGACCACCGCCCGCGAGCTGGCCACGCTGATGGTCGGCGGCGAGCTGCCGGTCCCCGAACTGCGCGAGTCCACGGTGACCGACTACGTCGTGCTGTCCCTGAACGGGGTGACCGTCACCGCGGCCGACGGCCGGCCCGTGGTGGACGGCGTCAGCGTCGACATCCGCAAGGGCGAGATCGTCGGCATCGCCGGCGTCGAGGGCAACGGCCAGTCCGAGCTGATCGCGGCGATCATGGGCATGCGGCAGGTCTCCTCCGGGTCCATCGCCCTGGAGGGCATCGACATCACCGGCTGGTCCACGCTCAGGGTGCGCGAGGCCGGGGTCGGCTATATCCCCGAGGACCGCCACCGGCACGGCGTGCTGCTGGAGTCCCCGCTGTGGGAGAACCGCATCCTGGGCCACCAGTCGCAGGCCCCCAGCGTCCGCGGACCCTGGATCAACAAGGCCGGCGCACGCGCCGACTCCGAGCGCATCGTCGCGGAGTACGACGTGCGCACGCCCAACATCGACGTGATCGCCGACGCCCTCTCCGGCGGCAACCAGCAGAAGTTCATCATCGGCCGGGAGATGAGCGGTGCGCCGCGCTTCCTGGTCGCCGCCCACCCCACCCGGGGTGTGGACGTGGGGGCCCAGTCCGCGATCTGGGAGCAGCTGCGCGAGGCCCGTGCCGCGGGCCTGGCCGTCCTGCTGGTCTCGGCCGACCTCGACGAGCTGATCGGCATGTCCGACACCCTCCACGTGATCCTGCGCGGCCGTCTGGTCGCCCAGGCAGACCCGACCACCGTCACCCCCGAACAGCTCGGCTCGGCCATGACCGGCGCCGGCCTGCACGGGGAGAACGGTCCGACAGAAGGTGACAGCGGTGCTGACGGTGCCGACCGAAGCGAGAACGGGGGCGGAGCATGA
- a CDS encoding alpha/beta fold hydrolase, with protein MTANLAGDVTMRYVDLRPEEPGTAVPVLLLHGFGTTFDMNWRATGWTQALADAGRRVLGPDLRGHGGSDKPTDSGSYLPEHYVADLVAMLDELGVARVDAVGYSMGARLAWELALRHPARVRSLVLGGFGPGDAFAGTDLSGPGSGDTPFDHVFRTVAALPGNDPAALAACARGQASRPFTADRLPVGVPVLLVSGARDTLAAGAEGLASRCGGTHVAIPGRDHANAVSSRVFKQAVVEFLAERARGGDEAVPPVG; from the coding sequence ATGACCGCGAATCTCGCCGGAGACGTAACAATGCGCTATGTGGATTTGCGGCCGGAGGAGCCGGGCACGGCCGTCCCCGTCCTTCTCCTGCACGGTTTCGGCACCACCTTCGACATGAATTGGCGGGCCACGGGCTGGACCCAGGCGCTGGCCGACGCCGGGCGGCGCGTCCTGGGGCCGGACCTGCGCGGCCACGGGGGCAGCGACAAGCCCACCGACAGCGGCTCCTACCTGCCCGAACACTACGTCGCCGACCTGGTGGCGATGCTCGACGAGCTGGGTGTGGCACGGGTGGACGCGGTCGGCTACTCCATGGGCGCTCGCCTGGCCTGGGAACTGGCCCTGCGCCACCCCGCGCGGGTGCGGTCCCTGGTCCTGGGCGGCTTCGGTCCGGGCGACGCCTTCGCCGGGACCGACCTGTCCGGCCCGGGTTCCGGCGACACTCCCTTCGACCACGTCTTCCGCACGGTCGCCGCTCTGCCGGGCAACGACCCCGCCGCCCTGGCCGCCTGCGCCCGGGGTCAGGCCTCGCGTCCCTTCACCGCCGATCGGCTCCCCGTCGGCGTGCCCGTCCTGCTGGTCTCCGGGGCCCGGGATACCCTCGCCGCGGGCGCGGAGGGCCTGGCGTCTCGCTGCGGCGGGACGCACGTGGCGATTCCGGGGCGGGACCACGCCAACGCGGTCTCCTCCCGGGTCTTCAAGCAGGCCGTCGTGGAGTTCCTGGCGGAGCGGGCCCGCGGGGGTGACGAGGCGGTTCCGCCGGTTGGGTAG
- a CDS encoding BMP family protein codes for MKRSNAAKFAAIAAASVLALTACDNPAEESGSETEGEESTDVRVGLAYDVGGRGDRSFNDSAYRGLERAADELGVETRDFEPTDGEAESAKADRLGTMAEEGFDVVIAVGFAYAESVESVAADYPDVQFAIVDSEIEDIDNVTSLVFAEEQASFLAGAAAALSTEEDHVGFIGGVETPLIQKFEAGFVQGVEHVDSDISIEIDYLSQPPDFSGFSDPAQGREAAQAQHDRGADVIYHAAGASGNGVLQAAEENDFLFVGVDSDQYENADDSQKPYVLTSAIKQVDVAVFEMIKAVVDGDPQSGIQRFDLADGGVDYTTSNEELISPVQEELDGLKQQIIDGEIEVSSTP; via the coding sequence GTGAAGCGCAGCAACGCAGCCAAGTTCGCCGCGATCGCGGCAGCGAGTGTGCTGGCCCTCACCGCATGCGACAACCCGGCCGAGGAGAGCGGCTCCGAGACGGAGGGCGAGGAGTCCACTGACGTTCGTGTGGGCCTGGCCTACGACGTCGGCGGCCGTGGCGACCGTTCGTTCAACGACTCCGCCTACCGCGGTCTGGAGCGCGCGGCCGATGAGCTGGGCGTCGAGACCCGTGACTTCGAGCCGACCGACGGAGAGGCCGAGTCCGCCAAGGCCGACCGCCTGGGCACCATGGCCGAGGAGGGCTTCGACGTCGTCATCGCCGTCGGGTTCGCCTACGCCGAGTCCGTCGAGTCCGTGGCCGCCGACTACCCGGACGTGCAGTTCGCGATCGTCGACTCCGAGATCGAGGACATCGACAACGTCACCAGCCTGGTCTTCGCCGAGGAGCAGGCCTCCTTCCTGGCCGGTGCCGCCGCGGCGCTGTCCACCGAGGAGGACCACGTCGGCTTCATCGGCGGCGTCGAGACCCCGCTGATCCAGAAGTTCGAGGCCGGGTTCGTCCAGGGTGTCGAGCACGTCGACTCCGACATCAGCATCGAGATCGACTACCTGAGCCAGCCGCCGGACTTCAGCGGCTTCTCCGACCCGGCCCAGGGCCGTGAGGCCGCCCAGGCCCAGCACGACCGCGGCGCCGACGTCATCTACCACGCGGCCGGCGCCTCCGGCAACGGTGTCCTGCAGGCGGCCGAGGAGAACGACTTCCTCTTCGTCGGCGTGGACAGCGACCAGTACGAGAACGCCGACGACTCCCAGAAGCCCTACGTCCTCACCTCCGCGATCAAGCAGGTGGACGTGGCCGTCTTCGAGATGATCAAGGCCGTCGTGGACGGCGACCCGCAGTCGGGCATCCAGCGCTTCGACCTGGCCGACGGCGGCGTCGACTACACCACCTCCAACGAGGAGCTGATCAGCCCTGTCCAGGAGGAGCTGGACGGGCTCAAGCAGCAGATCATCGACGGCGAGATCGAGGTCTCGTCCACGCCGTAG
- a CDS encoding alpha-ketoacid dehydrogenase subunit beta, with product MTELIERDEATAEPPTVELSMQQAINRALRVLLAEDPATLVFGEDVGALGGVFRVTDGLQKEFGDQRVFDTPLAESAIMGMAVGLAMNGWRPVPELQFDGFAYPAVDQIVNQVARMNYRTRGAAPMPITLRLPSFGGIQAPEHHGESLEALFAHTPGLKVAAPSDAAEAYSLLLQSVRSDDPVVYMEPKARYWDRKPVVLREPTDPIGTSRIVRHGRHATLIAWGAMVHRCLKVAELAAEDGVELEVLDLRWLKPIDTAGLAASVSRTKRAVVVHEAPLTAGLGAEVAALVTENCFRDLSAPVQRVTGFDVPYPAGPLEPQYLPTIDRVLFAVQRTLEY from the coding sequence GTGACCGAGCTGATCGAGCGGGACGAGGCCACCGCCGAGCCCCCGACCGTCGAACTGTCCATGCAGCAGGCGATCAACCGCGCCCTGCGCGTCCTGCTGGCCGAGGACCCCGCCACCCTGGTCTTCGGTGAGGACGTCGGCGCCCTCGGCGGCGTCTTCCGCGTCACCGACGGCCTGCAGAAGGAGTTCGGCGACCAGCGCGTCTTCGACACGCCCCTGGCCGAATCCGCGATCATGGGCATGGCGGTCGGCCTGGCCATGAACGGCTGGCGGCCCGTCCCCGAGCTCCAGTTCGACGGCTTCGCCTATCCGGCCGTCGACCAGATCGTCAACCAGGTCGCACGGATGAACTACCGGACCCGCGGCGCCGCGCCCATGCCGATCACGCTGCGCCTGCCCTCCTTCGGCGGGATCCAGGCGCCCGAACACCACGGGGAGAGCCTGGAGGCGCTCTTCGCGCACACCCCGGGCCTCAAGGTCGCCGCGCCCTCCGACGCCGCCGAGGCCTACAGCCTGCTGCTGCAGTCGGTGCGCAGCGACGACCCGGTCGTCTACATGGAGCCCAAGGCCCGCTACTGGGACCGCAAGCCCGTCGTGCTGCGCGAGCCCACCGATCCCATCGGCACCAGCCGCATCGTGCGCCACGGCCGCCACGCCACGCTCATCGCCTGGGGAGCGATGGTGCACCGGTGCCTCAAGGTCGCCGAACTGGCCGCCGAGGACGGTGTCGAGCTGGAGGTGCTCGACCTGCGCTGGCTCAAGCCCATCGACACCGCCGGACTCGCCGCCTCCGTCTCGCGGACCAAGCGCGCGGTGGTCGTGCACGAGGCGCCGCTCACCGCGGGACTGGGCGCCGAGGTGGCCGCGCTGGTCACGGAGAACTGCTTCCGCGACCTGTCCGCGCCGGTCCAGCGCGTCACCGGATTCGACGTGCCCTACCCCGCCGGACCCCTGGAACCGCAGTACCTGCCGACCATCGACCGCGTCCTGTTCGCGGTCCAACGGACTCTGGAGTACTAG
- a CDS encoding biotin/lipoyl-containing protein produces the protein MAEENVTFTLPDLGEGLVEATVLEWQVAVGDRIERNAPLVEVETTKSAVVIPSPKEGRVVELHAAEDEVVAVGAPLVTFAVEAREPQAGIVGRVPAEEARPARRVRLKPPTD, from the coding sequence ATGGCAGAAGAGAACGTCACCTTCACGCTTCCGGACCTGGGCGAGGGCCTGGTCGAGGCGACCGTCCTGGAGTGGCAGGTCGCCGTCGGCGACCGCATCGAGCGCAACGCCCCCCTGGTGGAGGTGGAGACGACCAAGTCGGCCGTGGTCATCCCCTCGCCCAAGGAGGGCCGGGTCGTGGAGCTCCACGCCGCCGAGGACGAGGTCGTGGCCGTGGGGGCGCCCCTGGTCACCTTCGCCGTCGAGGCGCGGGAGCCGCAGGCGGGGATCGTCGGAAGGGTGCCCGCGGAGGAGGCCAGGCCGGCCCGCCGCGTCCGACTCAAGCCGCCCACGGACTGA
- a CDS encoding Lrp/AsnC family transcriptional regulator — protein sequence MAMGEQRRNGRRPDTTDQTILSALAKDARTGITEIAALANVSRATAYNRIKRLTDEGVIRGYSVVTDHSKMGLGVTALVLISGSQPDWRANREILSSYPEIEYCWYVVGSADIVLLVRVANTNQLRDLILTRLQSLPGVTSTQTLTVIDEVVHRPVVEPTTSE from the coding sequence ATGGCCATGGGCGAACAGCGCAGGAACGGCCGGCGGCCGGATACGACCGACCAGACGATCCTCAGCGCGCTCGCCAAGGACGCGCGAACCGGGATCACGGAGATCGCCGCACTCGCCAACGTCTCTCGGGCCACCGCCTACAACCGGATCAAGCGGCTCACCGACGAGGGCGTCATCCGCGGCTACTCCGTGGTGACGGACCACTCCAAGATGGGCCTCGGGGTCACCGCGCTCGTCCTCATCTCCGGGAGCCAGCCCGACTGGAGGGCCAACAGGGAGATCCTGTCCTCCTACCCGGAGATCGAGTACTGCTGGTACGTCGTGGGCTCCGCCGACATCGTCCTACTCGTCCGCGTCGCCAACACCAACCAGCTGCGGGACCTGATCCTCACCCGCCTGCAGTCACTCCCCGGTGTGACGTCCACCCAGACGCTCACCGTCATCGACGAGGTCGTACACCGACCGGTCGTGGAGCCCACCACGAGTGAGTAG
- a CDS encoding thiamine pyrophosphate-dependent dehydrogenase E1 component subunit alpha, translating into MDHLPADLTRALYRHMRTARDLDTEAIALQRQGVFPAYVSVRGQEAAQVASASALDNTRDFVFPTYREMASALAYGVEMVGYMSSHRALWHGGLYDVMASRFGAVNAVVGGPVPHAVGWAVGERLRGDDGVALAYFGDGASSEGDVHESMNFAGVFRAPVVFFCQNNQWALSVPNDRQVAGGSVAARAQGYGLPGVLVDGNDAGAVYEATAEAVARARRGDGPTVIEALTYRVEPHSTSDDPTRYRDEAETARWRERDPVTLLRRALLAAGHAAEEDLAEDDARARRQAARIRDGVASAPEPDGSDLFTHVFRETTEELSRQRRTWQEEVEL; encoded by the coding sequence GTGGACCACCTGCCCGCCGACCTCACCCGCGCGCTCTACCGCCACATGCGCACCGCGCGCGACCTCGACACCGAGGCCATCGCCCTCCAGCGCCAGGGCGTCTTCCCCGCCTACGTGTCGGTCCGGGGCCAGGAGGCCGCCCAGGTCGCCAGCGCCTCGGCCCTGGACAACACGCGCGACTTCGTCTTCCCGACCTACCGCGAGATGGCCTCGGCCCTCGCCTACGGCGTGGAGATGGTCGGCTACATGTCCTCCCACCGCGCCCTGTGGCACGGCGGCCTCTACGACGTCATGGCCTCGCGCTTCGGCGCCGTCAACGCCGTCGTCGGCGGACCCGTCCCGCACGCCGTCGGCTGGGCGGTGGGCGAGCGGCTGCGCGGTGACGACGGCGTCGCCCTGGCCTACTTCGGCGACGGCGCCAGCTCCGAGGGCGACGTCCACGAGTCGATGAACTTCGCCGGCGTCTTCCGTGCTCCGGTCGTCTTCTTCTGCCAGAACAACCAGTGGGCGCTCTCGGTCCCCAATGACCGCCAGGTCGCGGGCGGGTCGGTCGCCGCGCGCGCCCAGGGCTACGGCCTGCCCGGCGTGCTGGTGGACGGCAACGACGCCGGAGCGGTGTACGAGGCCACCGCCGAGGCCGTGGCCCGGGCCCGCCGCGGGGACGGGCCCACCGTCATCGAGGCGCTCACCTACCGCGTGGAGCCGCACTCGACCTCCGACGACCCCACCCGCTACCGCGACGAGGCCGAGACCGCCCGCTGGCGCGAGCGCGACCCCGTCACCCTCCTGCGCCGCGCCCTGCTCGCCGCCGGGCACGCGGCGGAGGAGGACCTGGCCGAGGACGACGCCCGCGCCCGCCGGCAGGCGGCACGGATCCGCGACGGCGTCGCCTCCGCACCCGAACCGGACGGGTCCGACCTGTTCACGCACGTCTTCCGGGAGACCACCGAGGAGCTGTCCCGGCAGCGCCGTACCTGGCAGGAAGAGGTCGAGCTGTGA